In Terriglobales bacterium, a single window of DNA contains:
- a CDS encoding cytochrome c has translation MRRVLFVLSLAALAAIAGCKVSGPGNLESAVAREVKQKITIGGKDWKNPTPDTPESVKQGAEHFQHHCMICHGLDGHATGVPFAMKMDPPVPDLASKDVQAYSDGQLKWIVQNGIGPSGMPAWNGILDENEMWLVVRYIRNLPPAGSLGAPAIYKEVEEEHEHEHGKGVATPKGKASGGGEHQHEHKH, from the coding sequence ATGAGACGAGTCCTGTTTGTCCTGTCTCTGGCAGCGTTGGCCGCGATCGCGGGATGCAAAGTCAGCGGGCCGGGGAATCTGGAGAGTGCCGTCGCCCGCGAGGTGAAGCAGAAGATTACCATCGGCGGCAAGGACTGGAAGAATCCCACGCCCGATACGCCGGAGAGCGTCAAGCAAGGCGCCGAGCACTTCCAGCATCACTGCATGATCTGCCACGGCCTGGACGGCCACGCCACCGGCGTCCCGTTCGCCATGAAGATGGACCCGCCCGTCCCCGACCTGGCCTCCAAGGACGTCCAGGCCTACAGCGATGGGCAGTTGAAGTGGATTGTGCAGAACGGCATCGGGCCCTCCGGCATGCCGGCCTGGAACGGTATCCTGGACGAGAACGAGATGTGGCTGGTGGTGCGTTATATCCGGAACCTGCCGCCTGCAGGCAGCTTGGGCGCGCCCGCGATCTACAAGGAAGTCGAGGAGGAACACGAACACGAGCACGGGAAAGGGGTAGCTACGCCGAAAGGAAAAGCATCGGGCGGCGGGGAGCATCAGCACGAGCACAAGCACTGA
- a CDS encoding lipid-binding SYLF domain-containing protein — translation MKRILTVLLLFLLTGAALAADNREKVIGRLDAAATIMDEIMAAPDKGIPEEVLGSADCVAIVPSFLKGGFVVGGAYGKGVATCRTPQGWSAPAFFRMEGGSFGLQIGGEAADLVMLIMNEKGMQHLMSSKFQLGVDAAAVAGPVGRHAEGDTDWKLRAEVLTYSRSRGLFAGISLKGNTLRQDKDDTRAFYGRMVPFRTSLTGKIAPPAEAHTFLAAVSKYAIRASGEKPAQPAPKPEPAAQPAPQPQATKQ, via the coding sequence ATGAAAAGAATACTCACCGTGTTGCTGCTGTTCCTGCTCACCGGCGCCGCCCTGGCCGCTGACAACCGCGAGAAGGTGATCGGCCGTCTGGACGCGGCCGCCACCATCATGGACGAGATCATGGCTGCTCCCGACAAGGGCATTCCCGAGGAGGTCCTCGGTTCGGCGGACTGCGTGGCCATCGTGCCCTCGTTCCTCAAGGGCGGATTCGTGGTCGGAGGCGCGTACGGCAAAGGTGTGGCTACATGTCGCACCCCGCAAGGCTGGAGCGCTCCGGCCTTCTTCCGCATGGAAGGCGGAAGCTTCGGGCTGCAGATCGGCGGCGAGGCCGCCGACCTGGTCATGCTCATCATGAACGAGAAAGGGATGCAGCACCTGATGTCGAGCAAGTTCCAGTTGGGGGTGGACGCCGCCGCCGTGGCTGGCCCAGTCGGGCGCCACGCCGAAGGCGACACCGACTGGAAGCTGCGCGCCGAGGTCTTGACCTACTCGCGTTCCCGCGGACTCTTCGCCGGCATCTCGCTCAAAGGCAATACCCTCCGCCAGGACAAGGATGACACCCGCGCGTTCTATGGACGCATGGTCCCCTTCCGCACCAGCCTGACGGGAAAGATCGCCCCGCCCGCCGAGGCGCACACCTTCCTGGCGGCGGTCTCCAAGTACGCCATCCGGGCCTCCGGCGAAAAGCCGGCCCAGCCCGCTCCCAAGCCGGAACCCGCGGCCCAGCCGGCTCCCCAGCCGCAGGCCACCAAACAATAG
- a CDS encoding response regulator transcription factor: MKTATQKKPIIRIAVVESDPLRFVGFRALFDSEPEFELVSASITDLTGRENIDLVLLGSRSGQNLFDVMASLKAIRPDLRIIVTGAGADDETILKALAAGAKGYVDEAATPQEFVQAIRIVHQGSVWAPRRVLSIFIERVTSSPGRIFPAGRVTFTDREKEVLELLVAGRSNKEIGAALGIEERTVKAHVAKLMRKVGVQNRIALSVHAITHSMVSAK, encoded by the coding sequence ATGAAAACTGCTACGCAAAAGAAACCCATCATCCGCATCGCCGTGGTCGAAAGTGATCCGCTCCGTTTCGTGGGTTTCCGCGCCCTGTTCGATTCGGAGCCGGAGTTCGAGCTGGTTTCGGCGTCGATCACCGACCTGACCGGGCGCGAGAACATCGACCTGGTGCTGCTGGGAAGCCGCAGCGGCCAGAACCTGTTCGACGTCATGGCCAGCCTGAAAGCCATCCGGCCCGATCTGCGCATCATCGTGACCGGCGCCGGGGCCGACGACGAGACCATCCTCAAGGCCCTGGCCGCGGGCGCCAAGGGGTACGTGGACGAAGCCGCGACCCCGCAGGAATTCGTCCAGGCCATCCGCATCGTCCACCAGGGCTCGGTGTGGGCGCCGCGGCGCGTTCTCTCCATCTTCATCGAGCGCGTCACCTCCTCTCCGGGACGCATCTTCCCCGCCGGCCGCGTGACCTTCACCGACCGGGAGAAGGAGGTGCTGGAACTGCTGGTCGCCGGCCGTTCCAACAAGGAGATCGGGGCCGCGCTGGGCATCGAAGAACGTACCGTCAAGGCCCACGTGGCGAAATTGATGCGTAAAGTGGGGGTGCAGAACCGCATCGCCCTATCGGTCCACGCCATCACCCACTCCATGGTGTCGGCGAAGTAA